One region of Streptomyces sp. NBC_00442 genomic DNA includes:
- a CDS encoding DUF6113 family protein, which produces MDDARTGGTAARIALYALLVVLGALVAAAGALLQAAWFPGGLLLSLAGAVGLFWTGTQLMGGRGGVGAPAAGWLVTVVLLTASRPEGDFVFGAGIGSYVFLLGGMVGAVICATIGGFAQPGGPAGRLGK; this is translated from the coding sequence ATGGATGACGCAAGGACGGGCGGCACAGCGGCCCGCATCGCGCTGTACGCGCTGCTCGTCGTCCTCGGCGCGCTCGTCGCCGCCGCCGGGGCGCTGCTCCAGGCCGCCTGGTTCCCGGGCGGCCTCCTGCTGTCCCTCGCCGGCGCCGTCGGCCTCTTCTGGACCGGCACGCAACTCATGGGCGGCCGGGGCGGAGTGGGCGCGCCCGCGGCCGGCTGGCTCGTCACCGTCGTCCTGCTGACCGCCTCGCGGCCCGAGGGCGACTTCGTGTTCGGCGCCGGAATCGGCTCGTACGTCTTCCTCCTCGGCGGGATGGTCGGCGCTGTGATCTGCGCCACGATCGGCGGATTCGCGCAACCCGGCGGCCCGGCCGGTCGACTGGGCAAGTGA
- the mshB gene encoding N-acetyl-1-D-myo-inositol-2-amino-2-deoxy-alpha-D-glucopyranoside deacetylase, translated as MSELPARRLLLVHAHPDDESINNGATMAKYAAEGAHVTLVTCTLGEEGEVIPPGLAHLAPDREGGLGAYRGGELAAAMKELGVGDHRFLGGPGRFRDSGMMGVEQNHRPGAFWNTDVDAAAASLVEVIRSVRPQVLITYDPNGGYGHPDHIQAHRVAMRAAELAADPGHFGGGEPHAIAKIYWNRVPRPVAERAFAGLRAANPDFPGVADIDDVPGVVDESQITAEIDGAAYAAAKYAAMRAHETQIALKEPYFALSNDLGQPVFTTEYYQLAAGVSGAAAGQREHDLFEGVDK; from the coding sequence ATGTCGGAACTCCCCGCCCGCCGTCTGCTCCTGGTGCACGCGCACCCGGACGACGAGTCGATCAACAACGGCGCCACCATGGCCAAGTACGCCGCCGAAGGCGCGCACGTCACCCTGGTGACGTGCACGCTCGGCGAGGAGGGTGAGGTCATCCCGCCGGGGCTCGCCCATCTCGCGCCCGACCGGGAGGGCGGCCTCGGCGCGTACCGCGGCGGTGAACTCGCCGCCGCCATGAAGGAACTGGGCGTCGGCGACCACCGCTTCCTCGGCGGCCCCGGGCGGTTTCGCGACTCCGGGATGATGGGCGTCGAGCAGAACCACCGCCCCGGCGCGTTCTGGAACACCGACGTGGACGCCGCCGCCGCGTCCCTCGTAGAGGTGATCCGATCGGTGCGCCCCCAGGTGCTCATCACCTACGACCCGAACGGCGGCTACGGCCACCCCGACCACATCCAGGCGCACCGGGTCGCGATGCGCGCCGCGGAGCTGGCCGCGGATCCCGGCCACTTCGGCGGGGGCGAGCCGCACGCCATCGCGAAGATCTACTGGAACCGCGTACCCCGCCCCGTCGCCGAACGCGCCTTCGCCGGACTGCGCGCGGCGAACCCGGACTTCCCGGGCGTCGCGGACATCGACGACGTACCGGGCGTGGTGGACGAGTCGCAGATCACGGCCGAGATCGACGGAGCCGCGTACGCGGCCGCCAAGTACGCGGCGATGCGCGCGCACGAGACCCAGATCGCCCTCAAGGAGCCCTACTTCGCGCTCTCCAACGACCTGGGCCAGCCGGTCTTCACCACCGAGTACTACCAATTGGCCGCGGGTGTCTCCGGCGCCGCGGCCGGGCAGCGCGAGCACGACCTGTTTGAAGGTGTGGACAAGTGA